The Candidatus Thorarchaeota archaeon region TCTTTTGCGGTCAGGGGTGTAGTTGGCGTATCATCGACATTTAGTTTGAAACCGTGCGTTTTGTAGGTGCTTAGCACTTGAACGAGATTGTATGTCTTCGCTTTCGATTTCGCTACAATCGTGTCAATTCGGTCAAGAAAATCTGAGAACGCTCCAGCTTGACGGAAGCGGAAAAGCCCAAGAAGTGAATGTTCACCAGATATTCCATCCAATGATTTAAGCTCGGGCATCTGAAGCAGTGAACGGCTTATGTCCTGTTCACGAGGGTTAGATTTCAGAAGTAGGATGGTGCTGCTTTCAGCATAGACCTTCACAGGATCGAAGACTGTAATATAAGCCCTCAGTATTCTCTGCTTCACCAGCTTCTTAACCCTCCTTGCTACCCAGTTACGTCCCTTTCCGAGCTCATCACCCAACTCTGAGATTGTTCTGCTTGAATCTCGCAAGAGCAATCTAAGCAACTTTTGTTCAACTGGTTGGAGGAATTTAATAGATTGCATGAAATATCACCTCGAATAAATACAATCTATTATTGCTTTCGGGTGATTTCTGATAAAAGTTGGGATGTACATACGGATAGGGACTACCCTGTTGATGCAAAGCATTTTACAGACGGGAGGACTGCTGTCCTGCCGAACAATCCTCCCGACGCGATTTCTATACTGTCTTTATTATCTGTTTCTACGGACCAAAGGCATCGTGTGCTATTCCAATTTTTCCACTAATCGCTTGATTGGAGCAACACTGTCTCTGATTTCACGTAATAGGAGTAGTGTTTCATCTTGGGCGGCCCCTTCATATTCCATTGCTGGTGCTCCCTCCTGGGTTACAACCTCAGTTCCTGTGACATAGGGAGCTCTGAACTTACGGAGCTCGTGCAGAATGTAATCACGCAGTTC contains the following coding sequences:
- a CDS encoding Lrp/AsnC family transcriptional regulator; its protein translation is MQSIKFLQPVEQKLLRLLLRDSSRTISELGDELGKGRNWVARRVKKLVKQRILRAYITVFDPVKVYAESSTILLLKSNPREQDISRSLLQMPELKSLDGISGEHSLLGLFRFRQAGAFSDFLDRIDTIVAKSKAKTYNLVQVLSTYKTHGFKLNVDDTPTTPLTAKEWDLLNVIHRQRPTERHPSSLSQREIGQKMSSKISQPSVSKTISDLIDKGVIIGQSIDLDFSYVGEPIKFFLQIKPLPGRIGETAEYVSNMKKVWDLHRTGEEYCLFATVRTASVDEYNSFLRALYQNEDVLDTKSQISLEEWFVPGATVPTS
- a CDS encoding PH domain-containing protein, producing MKKGIVNVTRKHVPFRTITNISSRARPIDRLLNIGNVEIQTAGFSGPKSSGGPEEKIEGIVFYEELRDYILHELRKFRAPYVTGTEVVTQEGAPAMEYEGAAQDETLLLLREIRDSVAPIKRLVEKLE